In a single window of the Nodularia spumigena CCY9414 genome:
- a CDS encoding type II toxin-antitoxin system RelE family toxin yields the protein MSDLNENINYTVVISIDAQGFFESASGALQKKLDRCFEVLKIDPRNYPNIKALKGELSGYYRYRVSDC from the coding sequence TTGAGCGACTTAAACGAAAATATTAATTATACCGTTGTTATTAGCATTGATGCTCAAGGGTTTTTTGAATCTGCTTCTGGTGCTTTACAAAAGAAATTAGACAGGTGTTTTGAGGTTTTAAAGATTGATCCTCGTAATTATCCTAATATAAAAGCCCTGAAAGGTGAATTATCAGGTTATTATCGTTATCGCGTGAGTGATTGTTGA
- a CDS encoding DUF3368 domain-containing protein, whose product MTVVCNATPLINFAAINRLNILQEIFGRVLIPQAVYQETTVSSFIWSQFIVQAVTCGWLEIHTVAKIDPIISTELDDGEREAIALALETGIHKILLDEREARQVAKNMELKLIGTLGILLLAKEKQIIDQVKPLLDEMIDIAQYWVNPKLYEQVLKQAGE is encoded by the coding sequence ATGACTGTTGTTTGTAACGCTACACCTCTAATTAATTTTGCTGCTATTAATCGTCTGAATATTTTACAAGAAATATTTGGAAGAGTTTTAATTCCTCAAGCAGTTTACCAAGAAACCACAGTTTCATCCTTTATTTGGTCGCAATTTATTGTACAAGCAGTTACTTGTGGATGGTTGGAAATTCACACTGTTGCAAAAATAGATCCCATCATTTCCACAGAATTAGATGATGGAGAAAGAGAAGCTATTGCTTTAGCTTTAGAAACTGGTATACATAAAATTTTACTAGATGAAAGGGAAGCTCGACAAGTTGCTAAAAATATGGAATTAAAATTAATTGGTACTCTTGGTATTCTGTTATTAGCTAAAGAAAAACAGATTATTGATCAAGTAAAACCCCTACTTGATGAAATGATTGATATAGCTCAATATTGGGTAAATCCGAAACTATATGAACAAGTTTTAAAACAAGCAGGAGAATAA
- a CDS encoding UPF0175 family protein — MSSINLQLSSDLIQAGEEAIRQELAVQLYEQNVFSFGQARHLANLSVWEFQQLLGQRQIKRHYSEIDLLEDVKTIQEGF, encoded by the coding sequence ATGAGTTCTATTAATTTACAATTATCATCTGATTTAATTCAAGCAGGTGAGGAAGCTATTCGTCAGGAATTGGCTGTTCAATTATATGAACAGAATGTTTTTAGTTTTGGTCAAGCACGACATTTAGCTAATTTATCTGTGTGGGAATTTCAGCAACTTTTAGGACAGAGACAAATTAAACGTCATTATAGTGAAATTGATTTATTGGAAGATGTAAAAACAATTCAAGAAGGTTTTTGA
- a CDS encoding XisI protein, with protein MDKLEKYRQILVSIVRKHAQYKPSHGKIECLCVCDQESDNYLLMDTGWDKTGRVHAVVFHLRIIDGKICIEWDGTERGITTELLELGVEKDDIILGFIRPEYRQFTDFSVA; from the coding sequence ATGGATAAATTAGAAAAATACAGACAAATTCTAGTTAGCATTGTAAGAAAACACGCTCAATATAAACCTAGTCATGGTAAAATAGAATGCTTATGTGTTTGTGATCAAGAATCTGATAATTACTTATTAATGGATACAGGTTGGGATAAAACTGGTAGGGTTCATGCAGTTGTGTTTCATTTGCGAATTATTGATGGTAAAATCTGCATTGAATGGGATGGAACAGAAAGGGGAATAACTACGGAATTATTGGAATTAGGAGTAGAAAAGGATGATATTATTTTAGGATTTATTCGTCCTGAATATCGGCAATTTACAGATTTTTCTGTAGCTTGA
- the gloA gene encoding lactoylglutathione lyase → MRLLHTMLRVGNLDESLKFYCDVLGMKLLRRKDYPGGEFTLAFIGYGDESDNSVIELTYNWGVEKYDLGNAYGHIALGVDDIYTTCEQIKTLGGKVTREPGPMKHGSTVIAFVEDPDGYKVELIQLKNQSSAAKPEPAEQLVNK, encoded by the coding sequence ATGCGATTACTACACACAATGCTACGGGTCGGCAACCTGGACGAGTCTTTAAAATTTTACTGTGATGTCCTGGGGATGAAATTATTGCGGAGAAAAGACTATCCAGGCGGAGAATTTACCTTGGCGTTTATCGGCTATGGTGACGAAAGTGATAACAGCGTTATAGAACTAACTTATAACTGGGGAGTTGAAAAATACGACTTGGGTAACGCTTACGGTCATATTGCCCTTGGCGTTGATGATATTTATACCACCTGTGAACAAATTAAAACCCTGGGTGGTAAAGTCACACGGGAACCAGGACCAATGAAACACGGTTCTACAGTCATTGCTTTTGTAGAAGACCCAGATGGGTATAAAGTTGAACTGATTCAACTGAAAAATCAAAGTTCAGCCGCAAAACCGGAACCAGCAGAACAACTGGTGAACAAATAA
- the clpB gene encoding ATP-dependent chaperone ClpB, whose amino-acid sequence MQPTDPNKFTDTAWEAIVKSQDIVRAYQQQQLDVEHLIIALLQEPTSLAIRIFARAEVDPIRLQQQLEAFTQRQPKVGKSDQLYLGRNLDMLLDKADEVKVRMQDAYISVEHIILAFAEDERIGRRILKAFNADSAKLEANIKTVRGSQKVTDQNPESRYEALQKFGRDLTEQAKAGKLDPVIGRDDEIRRVIQVLSRRSKNNPVLIGEPGVGKTAIAEALAQRMVNGDVPESLKNRQLISLDIGSLIAGAKLRGEFEERLKAVLREVTESNGQIVLFIDELHTVVGTGSSQQGAMDAGNLLKPMLARGELRCIGATTLDEYRKHIEKDAALERRFQQVFVDQPSVENTISILRGLKERYEVHHNVKISDSALVAAATLSARYIADRFLPDKAIDLVDEAAAQLKMEITSKPAELETIDRRLMQLEMEKLSLAGEEKETAPARERFERIEAEIATLTVKQQEFNEQWQGEKRLLEAISTLKKEEDALRVQIEQAERAYDLNKAAQLKYGKLEGVQRDREAKEAQLLEIQNQGSTLLREQVIESDIAEIVAKWTGIPVNRLLASERQKLLQLETHLHQRVIGQHEAVAAVSAAIRRARAGMKDPGRPIGSFLFMGPTGVGKTELARALAQFLFDSDDALIRLDMSEYMEKHSVSRLVGAPPGYVGYEEGGQLSQAVRRHPYSVVLFDEVEKAHPDVFNILLQVLDDGRITDSQGRAVDFRNTVIVMTSNIGSEYILDVSGDDTKYEKMQTRVTDSLRSHFRPEFLNRVDDIIIFHALSRTEMRHIIRIQLKRVEKLLRDQKISFEISAAACDYLVEAGYDPVYGARPLKRAIQREVENPLATKLLENTFIPGDTIFIEKEEQGLTFSKTMPVKVTVSPSSVKVLE is encoded by the coding sequence ATGCAGCCTACAGATCCCAATAAATTTACTGATACAGCCTGGGAAGCAATTGTCAAATCTCAGGATATAGTCCGCGCCTATCAACAACAGCAACTAGATGTTGAACATCTAATTATTGCCCTTTTACAAGAACCTACTAGTTTAGCCATCAGGATTTTTGCTCGTGCTGAAGTTGATCCTATCCGCTTACAACAGCAATTAGAAGCGTTTACCCAGCGTCAGCCGAAAGTTGGTAAAAGTGATCAGCTTTATCTGGGGCGTAACTTAGATATGTTACTAGATAAGGCTGACGAAGTTAAGGTGAGGATGCAGGATGCCTATATCTCAGTAGAACATATAATTTTGGCTTTCGCTGAAGATGAACGTATCGGACGGCGGATACTCAAAGCTTTTAACGCGGATAGCGCCAAGTTAGAAGCTAATATCAAAACTGTGCGCGGTAGTCAAAAAGTTACAGACCAAAACCCAGAATCTCGTTATGAAGCGCTACAAAAATTTGGTAGAGATTTAACAGAACAAGCTAAAGCAGGGAAGTTAGACCCAGTAATTGGACGGGATGATGAGATTCGCCGGGTAATTCAAGTCTTATCTCGCCGCAGTAAGAATAATCCTGTGCTAATTGGTGAACCGGGAGTTGGTAAAACTGCGATCGCCGAAGCCCTAGCACAGCGTATGGTAAATGGAGATGTCCCAGAATCTCTAAAAAATCGCCAGTTGATTTCCTTAGATATCGGGAGTTTAATTGCTGGGGCGAAATTGCGGGGCGAATTTGAAGAACGCCTGAAAGCAGTTCTCAGGGAAGTCACAGAATCTAACGGTCAAATTGTCCTATTTATTGATGAACTCCACACCGTTGTCGGTACTGGTTCCAGCCAACAAGGGGCGATGGATGCGGGGAATTTACTTAAACCCATGCTGGCGCGGGGCGAATTGCGGTGTATTGGCGCGACCACACTAGATGAATACCGCAAACACATTGAAAAAGATGCGGCTTTAGAACGACGTTTTCAGCAAGTATTTGTAGACCAGCCTAGCGTAGAAAATACCATTTCCATCCTCCGGGGATTAAAAGAACGCTACGAAGTTCACCACAATGTGAAAATTTCTGACTCCGCTTTAGTCGCTGCGGCTACATTGTCTGCCCGTTATATTGCTGACCGCTTTTTACCAGATAAAGCCATTGATTTGGTCGATGAAGCCGCCGCCCAGTTGAAAATGGAGATTACCTCTAAACCCGCAGAATTGGAAACCATTGACCGCCGCTTGATGCAGCTAGAAATGGAAAAACTTTCATTGGCTGGGGAAGAAAAGGAAACTGCGCCAGCTAGAGAACGTTTTGAGCGGATTGAGGCAGAAATTGCCACTTTGACGGTAAAACAGCAAGAATTTAATGAACAATGGCAAGGAGAGAAACGGCTATTAGAGGCTATCAGCACATTAAAGAAAGAAGAAGATGCTTTGCGGGTGCAAATTGAGCAGGCAGAAAGAGCTTATGATTTGAATAAAGCTGCCCAATTAAAGTATGGCAAATTGGAAGGTGTGCAGCGCGATCGCGAAGCTAAAGAAGCGCAACTATTAGAAATTCAAAATCAAGGTTCTACTCTGCTGCGAGAACAAGTCATAGAGTCCGATATCGCCGAAATTGTCGCCAAATGGACAGGTATACCCGTTAATCGGCTCTTAGCATCAGAACGGCAGAAATTACTGCAACTAGAAACTCATTTACATCAACGAGTTATCGGACAACATGAAGCCGTAGCCGCAGTATCCGCCGCAATTCGTCGCGCCCGTGCGGGAATGAAAGATCCCGGTCGTCCCATTGGTTCATTTTTGTTTATGGGACCCACCGGCGTAGGTAAAACCGAATTAGCCAGGGCTTTGGCGCAGTTTCTCTTTGATTCTGATGATGCTTTGATTCGTTTGGATATGTCCGAGTATATGGAAAAACACTCGGTTTCCCGTTTGGTGGGCGCGCCTCCAGGATATGTGGGTTATGAAGAAGGCGGTCAACTTTCCCAAGCTGTGCGCCGTCACCCCTATTCGGTGGTGCTATTCGATGAAGTGGAAAAGGCACATCCCGACGTGTTTAATATTTTATTGCAGGTGCTAGATGACGGCAGAATTACTGACTCACAGGGCAGGGCTGTAGACTTTCGGAATACTGTTATAGTAATGACTAGCAACATCGGCAGCGAATATATATTAGATGTTTCCGGTGATGATACTAAGTATGAAAAGATGCAAACTAGGGTAACAGATTCCCTGCGATCGCACTTCCGCCCCGAATTTCTCAACCGCGTCGATGATATCATTATCTTCCATGCCCTCAGCCGTACCGAGATGCGCCATATCATTCGCATCCAACTGAAGCGGGTAGAAAAACTGCTGCGAGACCAAAAAATCTCCTTTGAAATCTCCGCCGCCGCCTGTGATTACTTAGTAGAAGCCGGCTATGATCCAGTATACGGCGCACGTCCATTGAAACGGGCAATTCAGCGAGAAGTAGAAAACCCTCTGGCTACCAAGTTATTAGAGAATACCTTTATCCCTGGAGACACGATTTTCATTGAGAAAGAAGAACAGGGTTTAACTTTCAGTAAAACTATGCCGGTGAAAGTTACAGTCTCTCCATCTTCTGTCAAGGTGTTGGAGTAA
- a CDS encoding PIN domain-containing protein, protein MIQQYKLYLDACCLNRPFDDQTQSRIYLEAQAIITILNNCQSATWKLINSSALIAELNQTPDLERLQNVKKLLLIAKIRVIHSPFIEDRAAELQKLGFSSYDATHIASAERSQADVFLTTDDRLFRKAQRNFQLINVKIKNPVQWLAEVIQAEDSNDENAK, encoded by the coding sequence ATGATTCAACAATATAAACTGTATCTTGATGCTTGTTGTTTGAATCGTCCGTTTGATGACCAGACACAATCTCGTATTTATTTAGAAGCACAGGCAATTATCACAATTCTGAATAATTGTCAATCAGCGACTTGGAAACTTATCAACAGCAGTGCTTTAATCGCGGAATTAAACCAAACACCTGATTTAGAAAGACTACAAAACGTCAAAAAATTACTCTTAATTGCTAAAATTAGAGTTATTCATAGTCCCTTCATTGAAGATAGAGCAGCCGAACTGCAAAAATTAGGATTCTCCAGCTATGATGCCACACACATCGCTAGTGCTGAAAGAAGTCAGGCTGATGTATTTCTGACAACAGATGATAGACTCTTCAGAAAAGCCCAAAGAAATTTTCAATTAATTAACGTCAAGATTAAAAATCCGGTTCAATGGCTGGCGGAAGTAATACAAGCCGAGGACAGCAATGATGAAAACGCAAAATGA
- the htpG gene encoding molecular chaperone HtpG: MLEQGTISIHTENIFPIIKKSLYSDHQIFLRELVSNAVDAIQKLNMVSRAGEFAGDIGEPEIQLAIDKDKKTLSISDNGIGMTAEEVKKYINQVAFSSAEEFIHKYEGKSDQPIIGHFGLGFYSSFMVAQNVEIDTLSYKEGAQAVHWICDGSPAFTLDESTRTTRGTTITLTLAGEEEEFLEQARIKNLVKTYCDFMPVPIKLEGEVLNQQKAAWRESANNLTKEDYLEFYRYLYPFQEEPLLWVHLNTDYPFIINGILYFPKMRPDVDVTKGQIKLFCNQVFVSDNCEEIVPQFLMPMRGVIDSTDIPLNVSRSALQGDRTVRKIGDYIAKKVGDRLKELYRDNREQYISAWKDLSTFVKFGVLNDEKFQKQIQDIIIFRTTAKLPEPAQTPVVEVQSSEGDAWSDVTPSPDGPLPTPHSPYTTLKEYLERNKERNENRVFYSTDETSQATYIELHKNQGLEVLFMDSFIDTHFINFLEREYSEVKFTRVDSDLDNTLLEQDKTGEIVDPTTNKTKSEIIKEIFEKSLNKPKLTIRTEALKSDDPQGTPPAMVLLPEILRRLREMNAMMQQQNVDFPEDHILLVNTAHPLIQNLASLNQGTIIQEDGQTSTNPLVNMICQHVYDLALMTQKGFDAQGMKSFVERSNDVLTKLTEQASK, encoded by the coding sequence ATGCTTGAACAAGGTACTATCAGTATTCATACTGAGAATATTTTTCCCATTATCAAAAAGTCTCTCTACTCAGACCATCAAATATTTTTGCGGGAATTGGTATCCAACGCCGTAGATGCTATCCAAAAGCTGAATATGGTATCCCGCGCCGGTGAATTTGCTGGTGATATCGGTGAACCAGAAATTCAATTGGCGATCGACAAGGATAAAAAAACCCTTTCCATTAGCGATAATGGCATTGGGATGACCGCAGAGGAAGTGAAAAAGTACATTAATCAGGTAGCTTTCTCTAGTGCTGAAGAATTTATTCACAAGTATGAAGGCAAATCAGACCAACCAATTATTGGTCACTTTGGTTTAGGTTTCTACTCCTCCTTCATGGTGGCGCAAAACGTAGAAATTGATACTCTCTCATACAAAGAAGGCGCGCAAGCTGTCCACTGGATTTGCGACGGTTCCCCAGCATTTACCCTAGATGAATCAACCCGCACCACTCGCGGGACTACCATTACTCTCACCCTCGCAGGCGAAGAAGAGGAATTTTTAGAGCAAGCACGAATTAAGAATCTTGTCAAGACATACTGCGACTTCATGCCAGTACCAATTAAACTGGAAGGTGAAGTATTAAACCAGCAAAAAGCAGCTTGGCGGGAGTCGGCTAATAACCTGACTAAAGAAGATTATTTAGAATTTTACCGCTATTTGTACCCATTTCAAGAAGAACCATTGTTATGGGTGCATTTAAATACTGATTACCCCTTTATCATCAACGGGATTCTGTATTTCCCCAAAATGCGCCCCGATGTCGATGTGACTAAAGGGCAAATTAAGCTATTCTGCAATCAAGTTTTTGTCAGTGACAACTGCGAAGAGATTGTCCCACAATTTCTCATGCCCATGCGGGGTGTGATAGATAGCACTGATATTCCTTTGAACGTCTCTCGCAGTGCATTGCAAGGCGATCGCACAGTCCGGAAAATCGGCGATTATATAGCTAAGAAAGTAGGCGATCGCCTCAAAGAATTGTACCGTGACAACCGCGAACAATACATCAGTGCTTGGAAAGACCTCAGCACATTTGTCAAATTTGGAGTCCTCAACGACGAGAAATTCCAAAAACAAATCCAAGACATCATCATCTTCCGCACCACAGCCAAACTCCCAGAACCAGCCCAAACCCCAGTCGTAGAAGTCCAGTCATCAGAAGGCGATGCGTGGTCAGATGTCACTCCTTCCCCTGACGGACCACTCCCCACTCCCCACTCCCCATATACCACCCTCAAAGAATACTTAGAACGAAACAAAGAACGAAACGAAAACCGAGTATTTTACAGCACCGATGAAACCAGCCAAGCCACATACATAGAACTGCACAAAAATCAAGGCTTAGAAGTCCTATTTATGGACTCCTTCATCGACACCCACTTTATCAACTTCCTCGAACGGGAATACTCCGAAGTCAAATTTACCCGCGTAGATTCCGACTTAGATAACACCCTGCTAGAGCAAGACAAAACCGGGGAAATCGTTGACCCCACCACCAACAAAACCAAGAGTGAAATCATCAAAGAAATCTTTGAGAAATCCCTCAACAAACCCAAACTTACCATTCGGACAGAAGCCTTAAAATCAGACGACCCTCAAGGAACACCACCAGCAATGGTATTATTACCAGAAATACTGCGTCGTCTGCGGGAAATGAACGCCATGATGCAACAACAGAACGTAGATTTTCCCGAAGATCACATTTTGTTAGTCAATACAGCCCATCCCCTGATTCAAAACCTAGCAAGTCTCAACCAAGGTACTATTATTCAGGAAGATGGTCAGACCTCCACAAATCCATTAGTAAATATGATTTGTCAACACGTCTATGATTTAGCGCTAATGACTCAAAAAGGATTTGACGCACAAGGAATGAAATCCTTCGTCGAGCGTTCCAATGACGTGCTGACAAAGTTGACAGAACAAGCCAGCAAGTAA
- the rpmB gene encoding 50S ribosomal protein L28 — MSRRCELTGKKANNAFAVSHSHRRTKRLQHANLQNKRVWWAGGNRWVRMKLSTKAIKSLETKGLEAMAKEAGINLNHY, encoded by the coding sequence ATGTCTCGTCGCTGCGAATTAACTGGGAAAAAAGCTAACAACGCCTTTGCAGTTTCTCACTCTCACCGCCGTACCAAACGCCTCCAGCACGCAAATCTGCAAAACAAGCGTGTTTGGTGGGCTGGGGGAAATCGCTGGGTAAGAATGAAGCTTTCCACCAAAGCCATCAAAAGCCTAGAAACTAAAGGTTTAGAAGCAATGGCTAAAGAAGCTGGAATTAATCTCAATCATTACTAA
- a CDS encoding ABC transporter permease gives MSRSKALQYYIASRLVLAPLQLLTIITIVFLLLRATPGDPADAILGGRAPEAAKEELRQQLGLNLPLWLQYLNYLGNLLRFDLGTSLTSRGQSVWDIIGQYFPATVELAVSSMAIALIVGIIAGTVSASRPGTYFDIGGRLFGIITYALPMFWAGMLLQLIFSVQLGWFPNSNRFPPNLPAPTAITGLYTIDSLLTVNFSQFFISLHHLALPSLTLGILLSGIFERIVRVNLKETLKADYVEAARARGIAENKILVSHALKNALIPVITVLGLTFASLLGGAILTEVTFSWPGLANRLYQAISDRDYPTVQGVLVFFGAIVVTASILIDILNAYVDPRIRY, from the coding sequence ATGTCTCGATCTAAAGCTTTACAATATTACATTGCTTCGCGGTTAGTTCTGGCTCCACTGCAATTGTTGACTATTATTACCATTGTATTTTTATTACTAAGAGCCACACCAGGAGATCCAGCAGATGCGATTCTGGGGGGACGTGCGCCGGAAGCAGCCAAAGAGGAGTTACGCCAACAATTAGGTTTAAATCTTCCCCTGTGGTTACAGTATTTGAATTATCTGGGAAACTTACTGCGCTTTGATTTGGGGACTTCTTTAACCAGTCGGGGACAGTCTGTTTGGGACATTATTGGGCAGTATTTCCCCGCTACGGTAGAGTTAGCAGTATCAAGTATGGCGATCGCGCTGATTGTCGGTATTATCGCGGGTACTGTTTCGGCTTCTCGTCCCGGTACTTATTTTGATATTGGGGGACGGTTATTTGGTATTATTACATACGCACTGCCGATGTTTTGGGCTGGAATGCTTTTACAGTTAATTTTCTCTGTGCAATTGGGTTGGTTTCCTAATTCTAACCGTTTTCCGCCTAATCTTCCGGCTCCTACTGCGATCACTGGACTATATACCATTGATAGCTTACTGACGGTAAATTTCAGTCAGTTTTTTATATCTTTGCACCATTTAGCCCTGCCTAGTCTGACTCTAGGAATTTTGCTCAGTGGGATTTTTGAGCGCATTGTGCGCGTAAATTTAAAGGAAACCCTCAAAGCAGATTACGTAGAAGCCGCTAGAGCCAGAGGAATTGCTGAAAATAAAATTTTAGTCTCCCATGCTTTGAAAAATGCCTTAATTCCAGTTATCACAGTCTTAGGATTAACTTTTGCATCTCTGCTGGGTGGGGCGATTTTAACGGAAGTCACATTTTCTTGGCCTGGTTTAGCAAATCGCCTATATCAAGCCATTTCTGATCGTGATTATCCTACTGTCCAAGGAGTATTAGTATTTTTTGGGGCAATCGTTGTCACCGCCAGCATTTTAATTGATATACTCAATGCTTATGTAGATCCACGTATTCGCTATTAA
- a CDS encoding DUF4168 domain-containing protein: MLKQLLKGSSIFVILLAGNLSALAQVPESKPQTQASQALQKPLQISQVQTTVSQEELQQFANLLPTLQEIGQTSQHRAVQAIEQSGLSVERFQELSEAQQSPGAIPSSPATPEEQQSFNQVAPEIQSIQEETLDQQEEAVRAGGLEPNRFNEILVAIQEDPTLQQQVQQLMQNN, encoded by the coding sequence ATGTTAAAGCAACTTTTGAAAGGTAGCTCTATTTTCGTTATTTTGCTTGCAGGTAATCTTTCTGCTTTAGCACAAGTTCCAGAATCAAAACCTCAAACTCAAGCGTCTCAAGCGCTACAAAAACCACTTCAAATCTCCCAAGTACAAACGACTGTGAGCCAGGAAGAACTGCAACAATTTGCCAACCTTCTCCCAACGTTGCAAGAAATTGGTCAAACATCTCAACACAGAGCTGTACAAGCTATTGAGCAATCAGGCCTCAGCGTAGAGCGATTTCAAGAGCTTTCCGAAGCACAGCAGTCCCCTGGAGCTATACCATCTTCACCAGCAACTCCAGAGGAGCAACAGTCTTTTAACCAAGTAGCCCCTGAAATCCAGTCAATCCAAGAGGAAACACTGGACCAACAGGAGGAAGCAGTGCGGGCTGGGGGTTTAGAACCAAACCGCTTCAATGAGATATTGGTCGCCATTCAGGAAGACCCGACTTTGCAACAGCAGGTACAGCAGCTGATGCAGAACAATTAG
- a CDS encoding cytochrome c oxidase subunit 3, producing the protein MQSQIIDPAKTELNHHHTATDAHHEEHPDHRLFGLVVFLIAEGMIFLGMFGAYLAFRATLPAWPPEGTPELELLLPGVNTINLIASSFVMHNADTAIKKNDTKGMQIWLTITALMGATFLVGQVYEYAHLEFGLTTNLFASSFYVLTGFHGLHVTIGVLAIVAVLWRSRVPGHYSNEKHFGIEAAEIYWHFVDVIWIILFGLLYLL; encoded by the coding sequence ATGCAAAGTCAAATAATTGACCCAGCGAAAACTGAACTGAATCATCACCACACAGCAACGGATGCTCATCACGAAGAACATCCAGACCATCGTCTGTTTGGGCTAGTGGTGTTTCTCATCGCTGAAGGAATGATTTTTCTGGGGATGTTCGGAGCTTATTTAGCTTTCCGTGCTACCTTACCTGCATGGCCTCCAGAAGGCACGCCAGAATTAGAACTATTGCTACCCGGAGTCAATACTATCAATCTGATTGCTAGTAGTTTTGTGATGCACAATGCTGATACCGCTATCAAAAAAAATGATACCAAGGGTATGCAGATTTGGTTGACAATTACGGCGTTGATGGGTGCTACTTTCTTGGTGGGTCAGGTTTATGAATATGCTCACCTGGAATTTGGTCTGACTACCAATTTGTTTGCTAGTTCATTTTATGTGTTAACTGGCTTCCACGGTCTGCACGTTACTATCGGTGTTTTGGCTATTGTGGCTGTTTTGTGGCGATCGCGTGTCCCCGGTCACTACAGTAACGAAAAGCACTTCGGTATTGAGGCGGCGGAAATCTATTGGCACTTTGTGGACGTAATTTGGATTATTTTGTTCGGATTACTGTATTTACTTTGA